The window GAGAATCTTGTCTAGTAAACTGCTTTTTGTTTTGGAGGAGTTGTGCGTTTGTAATCTGGCTTGATCCTAAAAGGACAGCTGCAATTATTATAATTCTAAATCTTTTCATTTTGTTTCTTTTTCTCTTTCCCATTCTCACGAGCGGACTGAAGTCCGCGGCTAGGAATTTATTTTGTCGCCTTCGGCGTTCTTTTTATTATGGTTTTGAAATCTAAAAGGTTTAAGGCGTTATATTCAATTTCAAGTTTAAATATTTAAGAAACCTACACTTAAGGGTTAGGGAAAGGTTTCGTGTTATTTTTTTATTGGTCTTTTTACAAAACCCCATACCACATAGATACCAACTAAAAACATAATAGGAATTTCTGATAGACTTACGCTTTCACCAACTATAATTTGAATAGCAAAATATATTGCCATCACAATTAACACAACTCTCAATGTCCAGCTATTTTTTAAAAAGAGTATTATTTCTTTCATTATTCATAATTTTTCTAATTTAAAATTAATTCGGCTTTTTACATTATCGTTTAAATCCACCATATTCGTTTCAATAATCATTGCTGGCAGAATAAATTCTGCCGCTAGGAATCTGTTTTGTCGCTTTCAGCGTTCTTTCTATTTGCCGAATGAATTCGGCTTTTTCCTTGCTAATTAAATTGAGAATTTCGATTTTCATTAAACATTAAACATTAAACATTAAACATTAAACATTAAACATTAAACATTAAACATTAAACATTAAACATTAAATCCTAACTCGACTTCCCATAAGTCTCTGTGATTATTTGTGCTGCTTTCTTATCTTGAGGTGTAAAACGTTTTTCAAAGCCATGCCAGCGGCTGTCTTCAGCATGGTATTTCCAGAAAAAGCCACCTGCCATCCAGTCTTCATTCCAAACGTTTTTGAAAAGGCCTTCATAAAGAATTTTCTGTGCTTCTTGATTTACTTCATATTCTTTAGGAGCATTTTTCCATGGCTCGCGACCAGCAAAGTCTGCACTTATGTAACCGTATTCGGTAAATAGAATTTTCTTGTTATCGTGCTTTTGAGATACGAAAGCCAATTCTTCTTTCCATTTTTTCCAACTGGCATCTATATTTTTTGTATCAGGAGTTTTAAGATCGCACATCGGGAAATAGGCGTCCACACCAATATAATCAAGGTCATTCCAAAAATGTACTCGTTTATAATTATCCCAGTTTGCCGCATAGGTCAATTTACCTTTATAAATAGATCTAATTTCTTTGATGAGGTTGTTCCAGTATTTAGGTCTGGCTTCCACAAAAGAATCTAACTCAGTACCAATACAAAAAAGTGGTATATTTTTCTCTTCGGCTATTTTTACAAAACGCATAATATAACTAGAATAGGTTTTTTCTAAAAGCTGCCATTCTTCCTCTTTTGTCAGCTCAATATTGCCAGTATAGTCGCCGCGTCTTATCCATAATTGAGGTTTGATCATGGCTTGTATACCTTGATCGTTCAACAGCTGATTGGTAATTTTTACACCATTGGATTTTTCACCCCAATCACCTCGTTCCTCACTATAGAAAATTTCTGGTTCATCTAGACCTCGCATCCATGCATATGGAATGATAGCTGTATAATTTGCGTTAAAATCTGCTAGCGGTGTTATTTGAGGTGCTGTAATTGGATTGTTAGTCGCTACTAGAGAGATACCATTGATTTTTGCTTCTCCAGGCGCTGGAATGGTATTCAGATTTTCTACAAGATCTTTATTTTTTGAATTGCAAGAACTTATGATTATCGCAAAAAGGAGGAATAGGATTTTTTTCATGAATTTACAGTGTACTTAACTCAATAACATGCTTATTTAACCATGCAATAATTTCTTCAATTTTCATTTTACCTTCGGCTACTTTTATTGTGAAATCGTATTGACTTTCGAGGTGAAGAATTACACATAAACCATTCACTCTTAAAATTAATTCCATTAACACATAGCCAGTCCTTTTATTACCGTCTATAAATGGATGATTAATTAAAGTGCTTTCTAAAATTGCTGCAGCTTTATCTATAGGTTTTGGATACAAGTCCAAACCATCAAAAGTGGCAAATGGTCTTGCTAGAGCTGCTTCTAATAATGATTGATCTCTAATTCCTTTGGCACCACCATGAATTTTAATTTGTAATTCATGTATTTTAAGCGCTTGTTCTAAGCTGATCATTCTGCTAGGCGCTTCAATAGTTCATGATTGTCTTTCATTATTCTTGTCACGTGCTTTTCTATATTTTCATCAGAATACAATGACTTCTTAGAATCTTGTTTATTTTCAACTAATGTCTTAATGGCTTCAAGAAAAGCTTTATCATTGATCTTTTTAATATTTTCCGATATATATTCTTTTAATTCTTGAGCGCCCATAGCTTTTTTACTTTTTATAAATTTACTGAAATTTTTGAGAATTCAGGTACTATTGTTACTACTCAATCTTCTTGCCAGTTTATTTTTTATAATGATGTTTTTATAGTTCTCGCTTTCGCGAAAGCGGAACACATAACAACGCTCTCCTGATACTAATGTGATACATAATGTTTATACTTGTGCTAGCTGGTGGTGGAATCACATAAACAAAGGGAAGAATATATCATAAGCAATGTACAATTCACCTTTGATTCACTGAAGCATAGTAGTTGATTTGTAAAACGATAATTAACCAATCCTAAGTCCATGGAACATATAGTCATTATAGGTAATGGTATCGCTGGCGTTACCGCTGCAAGACACATTAGAAAAAATTCTGATAAACGTATTACTATAGTTTCTGGCGAGACCGATTATTTTTTCTCTCGTACTGCGCTTATGTATGTGTATATGGGACATATGAAATTTGAGCATACGCAACCTTATGAAGACTGGTTCTGGAAGAAAAATAGAATCGACTTAAAAAATGCTTGGGTAGAAAAAGTTTCAGGAACAGATAAACAACTTCATTTTAAAAATGGAGAGACGATGGATTTTGATAAATTAATTATCGCAACTGGTAGTGTTCCTAATAAATTTGGCTGGCCGGGACAAGATCTAGGTGGTGTACAAGGATTATATCACAAACAAGATCTTGAAAAATTAGAAAAAAATGCACCTGATAATAAAACTTGTAAAAGAGCAGTCATTGTAGGTGGCGGATTGATAGGAATCGAGATGGCAGAAATGCTGCACTCACGACATATTCCTGTTACC is drawn from Nonlabens dokdonensis DSW-6 and contains these coding sequences:
- a CDS encoding glycoside hydrolase family 113, with the protein product MKKILFLLFAIIISSCNSKNKDLVENLNTIPAPGEAKINGISLVATNNPITAPQITPLADFNANYTAIIPYAWMRGLDEPEIFYSEERGDWGEKSNGVKITNQLLNDQGIQAMIKPQLWIRRGDYTGNIELTKEEEWQLLEKTYSSYIMRFVKIAEEKNIPLFCIGTELDSFVEARPKYWNNLIKEIRSIYKGKLTYAANWDNYKRVHFWNDLDYIGVDAYFPMCDLKTPDTKNIDASWKKWKEELAFVSQKHDNKKILFTEYGYISADFAGREPWKNAPKEYEVNQEAQKILYEGLFKNVWNEDWMAGGFFWKYHAEDSRWHGFEKRFTPQDKKAAQIITETYGKSS
- a CDS encoding type II toxin-antitoxin system death-on-curing family toxin; amino-acid sequence: MISLEQALKIHELQIKIHGGAKGIRDQSLLEAALARPFATFDGLDLYPKPIDKAAAILESTLINHPFIDGNKRTGYVLMELILRVNGLCVILHLESQYDFTIKVAEGKMKIEEIIAWLNKHVIELSTL